The Juglans regia cultivar Chandler chromosome 6, Walnut 2.0, whole genome shotgun sequence genome contains the following window.
TGTTCAGATAGGCTTTCATTCACTTCACTGCCAAGCAATACCAAACTTCATATTGAAGGCAAAGATTGAGTGGATGCCATGGTCTATCAGCCTGAGCATATGTTTAGGTTGTTGTGTAGGGAATTTTGGAGCTTTGCTAACGCATATGAGTTGGCTTAGATCCAGGTACCCAAAAAACTCAGGCTCCAGAAACTTCAAGCACTGCTGGCAGTGTGTTTGCCATTATAAAACAGAGAACAATGAGTTTTGACATCATTCCGCTTCCTCCTAAATCCCACGGGCATTACCATTAACTTAGTTCTCCATGCTAAACCCACCAACGCTTCAAGAAAAAACcaaattgttttttcaaaagataATTCTACGTGCagttatttttacttatattttgtatactctattaatgtaattgattgtatcattttttttaatataaaataactaattattttgatcaatcgcatcaataaaatacataaagaatacgtaaaaataattattctattcataaaaatttattttatacgcaatatatatattttacgattgtatataatatgaaatttatttattaaaaatttttatcaacattattcataaatatatatatatctatattatatttatatatataaaataatattatatacaatcgtaaaatatataaatatcataaaattgtttttaaaaaaataaaatttattattaaaaaattattttttttttacgtaaatTCTGTATTTATTAAATCATGACTGTATATTTTTCGAGCATTGCTACATAACCTCTACCAcattccacactccacactttttaaaattttttacatttttaatatttttttaaatttttttttgagtttattctttttaaattattttaaattttttattcattattcatataataaatatttaataaaaaaaataataaaaattaaaaataatgtggagtgttaagaggttgtgaagattttttatccGGAAACTACGTGAAAAcagagggaagaaaaaagaaccgTGCGTGAAGGCTGCATCTGTACGGAACAATAGAACCCCATCCCGACGCGAGCGCTGGCGCGGGGGTCTAATCCAAAGACCAGACCAGACCCCACGCACTTAACACGTTATGTGGGCAGGCAGACCAGTTCAATTCTCCACATGTCAGTAGGCCCCaccccacccacccacccacgtCCACCTAATGTGAACCCCACTCACTCCTAGTGCACGTCATCATCACCACGATCACTTCGTCAGCAACTGGCGTGGGGAAAAACGGAGTGAGCCAGAGCCCGAGCCAGGACAAACCGACCTCTCACACCAAGTACCCTATAGCGTAAGCGCACGTGGCCCCTACCCCCACACTAACCAAAGCACGATCCCTTATCGTTGGCCACGTGGATTCATGATCACGCATGCTACTGCTCACTACGCTCGTTGGTCCCACTAACCCAACTAACAAACGGACCTTAGCTGTCCGTACAACACAAGAATCCCTTAAAACAATTATCATCGTCAGTATTATTTTACAAGCAATTAAGGAGCTTAATATAAGTGTTTTGAGTATTGATTGTTGTTTTCAGCCACTGCTTATCCGCACATTAAACATATCTTACTGATATTAAATTTATcacaacaattaaaataaaaaatattatgttcaaAAACTTTTATAGCAGTACACATTATTTGTCAAtttgtcaataaaataaaaataatttttcttaatcatCTAATATTTGTCTTATCTAAAactttcatattaattttttaatttttctataaaatataataaataatttaatttttttaatttataaaataataatattaaaaaatagtattttattcaatttttatttaaaattatattattaagtattctgtaaataataaataataataataataaaatattaaataacattggataattataaataaataataaataataaataataaataataaataataataataataaataaataataatgcgATATTACGcaaataattaaactatttttttatattgttggacgttattttaaatttatttttatttttcttaataactCAACCTGTGCAACGAGAAGTAGATCAtctgaataaataaaatttcagatAATCCAAGAAATAAATGGGAAAGACGAAAGAGATTGCAAAGTGCACACAAActgaatttaatcatttaatcaGCAAAACCAAAAGAAGCCACGATCCTATACACCTTCTCCATTAATATCTTTGATAAATTAGTAGGCATCACATCAAATATATGATCAAACACCTTCCGGATTCATCAAAATTAATGAACCCAGAAAcgaaattccaaaaaaaaaacaaacaaacatcaaTTTACATAGCAAAAACAGTCATCATTATGCATAATTCCCATTTTAACTCTCTCCCAGAttccttgtttttcttttcctccttcatcattctttgattttgtttcattCTTTTTATCTGAATATGTAGTTAAATGTGAGAGAGATAAAACGAGACAGATATTTACGGGAGATAGAGACTTGGGTGGTCTTGATCAGCCCATTGACTCTGGCTCCAGTATGCTTGATCGACGGTGTTAGGTAGATCGAACAAATCTTGATCCCCACTAACTTGCCAATCCAACGATCCGAAACCTCCACCGCTCGATCTATCCTGCAAGGATGATAGATCGAGCTGGACCGTCTGATCCACTAGCTCCCCCGTGATCTCCTGCTGAATCTCCGTTTCCTCTCCAACCATACCTCTCATCATCGCCTTACACTGCTGCTGCTCCTCCTGTTGCCACTGCTGCTGTTGATGGCGATCATGGCTTTGGTGATTCAACCTGAACGGCGTCGTCTCCGAAACTCCATTGAATCCAAACGGCAATGCCTCGCTCGACGCCGTTATCAGGCTCGTGAAGCTCCCTATCTCCGAGAATATTCCGCAGTCGGAACCTTGTTCCAGTAACCCCGTCTCGAAACTAGGGTTGGAGATGAACAATTTGGAGTCCTGGACGTTCAACAGATTCGAATATGAGTTTAAAGAAGGAACCTCCGTTGAAACCGCCTCCGTGGCCGCGTTGGTGTTTGTGGCGGTGAGACTAGAGCTCTCGCTGCTAGAATTAGAGTTGGACTTGCGCTCTCGCTGCCGCTGCGGCTGCGGAGTTGACGTGTCGGAGGAAGCAGGCTTAGGCTTGGAGCGCTTGGCCTTGCGGCAGCCACCGCCGACGGGTACGTTGCGGAGGACGCCACCTTTGGTCCAGTAGCGACGGCAGCTCTTGCAGAAGTGGCGGGGCTGGGACTGGTTATAGTTGTTGTAGTAGCAGAACTTGGTGTTGAGCGAGTCGCACCGGGGGCACTTGAGCGCCTGGTGATGGTTCTGCTGCTGGTGGTTGTGGTATTGATGATGCAGCCGAAGCCTCCGATCGGCTCCTCCTCCACCGACACCTCCGAACAGTCGCCCTCCCCCTCCGATCGAATGGATTTCCTGCATTTCTGTAACCTCGCCTCGTCTCAATCTCACGAGAGAATCTTAAATCTTTTTTTCCCGGTGCGTAAATTCCAAAGTCTCGTTGTAAGAACAACTCTGGAGTCTGCAAATTTTCTcgtaggattttattttattttttccgggGAAGTGCTTTGCGCACACTTGATGACTGTGACTGGGAAACTTCTCTCTCGCAGTTTTATGTGTGTGTGAGAAAGCACAGCAACAGCTTCCTTCTGACAAATATCCTCTGTGGATATCTTCCAACTctttcatcatctattttcgTGCCTTCCTTTCAAAATTACTGGACAGTCCCTCAAAACCGAAAAAATAACAATGATACTCTAATATGAGCAATCTAATGAGGATGGAACTCTAAAGCATCCTCATTTGTTTTGTcaaatttaactttaaaatttaatcaatatcatatttttttcatatttatctattattttaatttaatcttcacattaaattatatattcattctctatataataataaaatattattaatttaataattttttatcacatttttttattacattttatatctctaccaattaaatattaataataattatattctaattaaattaatattaaaaaaatcatattttcaaaattcatttaatactaataaaaaaaatatttgattaaactcatttaaaattctatctaaattttttaattacaaaccaaatagtatttttgtttgaagtgaaaaactaatattttaaagtttgtttggagtgaaaaattaatattttaatgtttggtgaatcaattgtagtTCTTCATATTTGGCCAATCATTGtagcaaaagtctaaattattttagatttgaccAATTCAATGTGGGATACTTTTGACAtcaattatgcaaattttaacCAATCtcctcatttggccaagccaataaGGATGCTCTAATATGACAACAGTCCCTTAAGTTAATTACTAGAGCATTCTGGTCatgtaaaatctatatttttataaactttgaaggaaataatttaatataggagattcattatgtattttataattaatatctaatttgtTACAATATCTAATTCATTTGTCTTTCTACTTCTTattctttattcatttctttatctactttttattttttactttatttgaaatgactaaaatatattaaaaaatataaaatataaatgatataaagaaaaaatagataagttgatgtatattatattgtaaaagtcagtatataaaatagaaaaaataaattttgatgatatattttaaaatatgtgatGAATAATCTATTGCGAGTGCTCTTAGCTAATCTcgtaaaatagataaaattatgttttattatagtattataccatatcatattattaaatttatttagataACCACAATACTTAAATAAATGAGTAATTATAGATATAGTTTTAAGGAATGTAAATCTAgcgtagattttttttttttttaaaaaaaggtgaAGTTCAcgattaaaaagtaatttttttttatgtgcatTCTAGATTCAGGGCCGCCTTAATAGGTTCTGAGGCCTAAGGTTGAAATTTTGATtgaggttttttattttaaaaattaaaattaaataaatttatttatatttatatttatatttttacattatacttttatttaagaatAACTCCTATCGTTTTGCAAAACTAAAATTACggattaagattttataccacCTTTTTAACTAATAACTGACTTAAtctttgttaaaaataattgatttagagatcattttattaaatctagTTTTACAATATATgctttagggtacgtttgggtgttgaaaagtgttgagaagtgttgagaatgtttgtgaatagttatgagtagagattggagtgagtttgtgggtcccattgagagtattttgagttgtttggatgtgtgaagtatgttgagttgttaacttttgagtaagtagttaataaatgtgtgggtcccataaatattatagtaattttatttttagtaataaatattataatgattttattatagtgatttttcaatattaataaatattgtagtgattttattttacttttatatataataatgataaatagtataatgattttatttttaatttatatataattgtgataaatattataatgattttatttatatatatataatagttataaatattatagtaatgttattttttatttatatattatagtgattttatttttaatttatatataatagtgataaatattatagtagtttatttttatttatatataatagtgattttattttttatttatatattataatgattttattttttatttatatttaatagtgataaatattatagtgattttatttattatttatatattatagtgattttattttttatttatatattatagcgattttattttttatttatatataatagtgataaatattttttatttatatattatagtgatttttatttatttatatattataatgatttttttatatttaatagtgataaatattatagtgattttatttattatttatatattatagtgattttatttattatttatatattataatgattttatttttttatttatatttaatagtgataaatattatagtgattttattttttatttatatattatagtgattttattttttatttatatattatagcgattttattttttatttatatgtaatagttataaatattttttatttatatattatagtgattttattttttatttatatataatagtgataaatattttttatttatatattatagtgattttttattatttatatattataatgatttttttatttatatttaaaagtgataaatattatagtgattttattttttgtttatatataatagtgataaatattttttatttatatattatagtgataaatattttttatttatatattatagtgattttatttttatttatatattatagtgattttattttttatttatatattatagagattttatttttatttatatataatagtgataaatatttcttatttatatattatagtgattttttattatttatatattataatgatttttttatttatatttaatagtgataaatattatagtgattttattttttatttatatataatagtgataaatattttttatttatatattatagtgattttattttttatttatatattatagtgcttttattttttatttatatattatagagattttgttttttatttatatataatagtgataaatatttttttgtttatatattatagtgattttttattatttatatattataatgatttttttatttatatttaatagtgataaatattatagtgattttattttttatttatatataatagtgataaatattttttatttatatattatagtgattttatttatttttatattataacgatttttttatttatatttaatagttataaatattatagtgattttattttttatttatatataatagtgataagtattatagaatgtttgtgaatagttatgagtagagattgaagtgagtttgtgggtctcattgagagtattttaagttgtttggtatgtgaagtattttcaaaagtacgagaatacttgtaaagtgttgaggatacttggtcacccaaacacagccttagacTCTTAGGGTCTGTTTGGGAACAAAATTGTTCTCAGGTATTCTCAATTATTctccaattcaacttttttttttttttttatctcatttctcaaaatctaataaaatatcttaactcaaactattttattattattcacaaatactCTGAGATATTCTTATCCTAGAAGCTATTACAATCATTATTGTTaataaagttctataaacaacctatacatttggaaaaaaaagttattcaaaagattatacaaaaattttgTTATCAATACTCTAAAGttagattttactatttataatttttcacattatatattaaactcataataataaaagagaagTATATTCTTAGAATGAAAGTACtagaaataattattatgtggaatacttttaaaattaaaaatcacataatatttaatacttttgaTATTCTCTCACcgagttaattaattttttttaattaggtatttcttttctttttaaaaaactctACTTAGATTTTTTTCGGCCCTTTTTCCACAAGGCCTTTAAAGCAATTGCCTAACTTGCCGAATGGAAGAGTCGGTTctatcaagattttttttaaaaaaataaaaaatagtgcatgaaatttatatattctagaacaacaaataatatttagagaaataatatgatCATTTACATGAAGTCCAAAATACTAGCCGTAAATACTTATGGAGAAGGAATTATATAAGAATGGGTAGTGATAGACTTACTACCTTATTACTATCCATCTACTACCCAAATATATTtcaagtctttttatttttttatcattttttaagtatatttttaatatccttaatcattaaaaaaaatttaaatatatatatatttactaatactcaattttttattttattttaattattaagtaaaattaaaaattaaaaaaattaaatataaaaagaataataataagataataattctatcattattttttaggaataaaTTAGATCGAGAAAAATTTGTGGATACTGGAGAGAAATAGAGTAGTCCACAAAGTTGGATTCGGCCTTGGCAGTGACATTGACTTTATGTGTTAAAACGACTTCTTGGACAACCAAATTCCACATATCTTCACCTGTAGAGAATATGAGAGGAGCTGGATGGTCCCGACTTCATGCTTatgtaagtaaaaataaaggTATGTGTAGGGGTTAAATTATTAGACTATAATTTAACTTTGATATGAGGTTGAAAATTAGattaagagataaagtcaataaGAGTTAGGACGAGTTGACTCAGAgtcctaaaaggaaaaagatttcagacttctaaaaggaaaatatttcactatATAAGTTAGACTCAATCACTCTAAAGAAATATACCTCTGTATAATTAGGAGATCCCTCACAAATCTGACAAATTCTCGACAAGCTCTCTACATACAAGATCACTCTACAGAAGCTCCCTATGCCAAACACCACTACAACTCTAAAGGATATTCTCTAAATTCTCatattgtattgtgagatatacgaggtcatgagagattgtaaaagtatccattatagtggatttcaccTCCAAACAACTTGTGCACGTAGGCATTATGCAGAACCACATAAATCCCTacgtctctctttatttatgtttatttgctatttattttatggatgaatgcgAAAAAAACTGTATTGAAACCCGAATCATCTCGTGAGTCGGGGAtgattctttctttcctttatgTCTGCTATGCAAATTAAGCCATTAACAGTTGAAACTGTCTGTGGGATCGACTAATCTTCTACACAGGAATTGGGAGAAGGTTATTCTCTGGCCCTCGAGATTGTCTACAAAAGTTCAGATaagtttttccattttttccttattatttttattttactaacacctacaaaaaagaaggaaaagaaaaaaaaaagtgcagatACACAGCATGTGTCATGCACGTGGGACGCGTGCTGTGCACGAATACCATGCATGTAAGGCATGTCCATGCAGGTGCACAATGGGCATGTGGATGATGGGTACACACCATCGTGCACTTAATGGCCCTTGTGACGGGTGGTGCGGCCACGCCACCTCTTCGTGACGGTGGTCAGATATCCAGGCGAATCCGGCGGGAGTTTGCTATTGGCACCACATCGAAGTCACTCATTCTGGAAGCCATCAGCTTCTCCATCCATCCATCAGCTTGCTTGCCGTCGAGTGAAGCCACCAGCAACAGTCGAGGAGCTCAATTGCACCATGCACGCCGTCGAAGGCAGGCATTTGTGGGCCAACAAGACCGTTGCCAACTGCAACCTAACCAGTCAGTGCTTTTTACTGCCTTCAAGGAGGAACTCAACCACGGAAGTTCTTTTGCCAAAATCCTTACCGTCAAATGTCCCAATAGTAGACGAGAAGAGCCACGACTAGAAGTCTGTGAGCTGGCAAAGCACTAGCAGCTGCCACCTGACCAACTGGCATTTTATGCTGCCAGCAAGAAGGTCCCCGACCATGGAGGCTTTGCTTGTAGTCACCCTTCGCCACCATCACCAAAGCATACTACATGAGCTTCCCGATGCCAACACCACAACGTGTTCGCAAGCCCAGCCCAACTGTGAGCTCGTGGAACCACCCAAGGCCACATCGTGAACCTCCGGCATGTTCTGCAGTCACTACGGCATTGCCGACCCCAAGGAATTCTACATTGTTGCATCTAACCTCCACGACCATCCTCCTCCAACGTAGCTCCAGATCAAAACCATGCAACTCCGCAGCAGCTAACACCACCGCAGCACCTCCTGGCGGACAACTATTCCCTAGCTCCTCGCCACCCTCATGGCAGCCAATGTCTCGCTAGCCTTACTTGGGGTAGCATCTCGCCACCCCCATGGCGAGACCACCTAATGGCGGGCAACAACTTGCCAGCCTCACATCAATGCAGACAACATCTCCCTTCTGTTAGCTACATGGCGGGCAATGAAAGCAGTTTCATTACTGCCAAACCAGACCAACTTCTTGGGAGAGGAACTAGACCAAAGTCTCGGCGAGCAACTAGACCAACTCCTCTAGGCGAGCAACAAGAACAAGGCCTCTCAACAAGCAAAAATTAAGCAATCTCAACCGTGCTAGATTATTGCTACAAAAGCACTCAAGGATGAACAATTTCTCCATGCAAAAATCATTCGACAGCGACAATCCTAGTCGGAAAAAA
Protein-coding sequences here:
- the LOC109019068 gene encoding dof zinc finger protein DOF5.4-like, which produces MQEIHSIGGGGRLFGGVGGGGADRRLRLHHQYHNHQQQNHHQALKCPRCDSLNTKFCYYNNYNQSQPRHFCKSCRRYWTKGGVLRNVPVGGGCRKAKRSKPKPASSDTSTPQPQRQRERKSNSNSSSESSSLTATNTNAATEAVSTEVPSLNSYSNLLNVQDSKLFISNPSFETGLLEQGSDCGIFSEIGSFTSLITASSEALPFGFNGVSETTPFRLNHQSHDRHQQQQWQQEEQQQCKAMMRGMVGEETEIQQEITGELVDQTVQLDLSSLQDRSSGGGFGSLDWQVSGDQDLFDLPNTVDQAYWSQSQWADQDHPSLYLP